AAATCAGTACGCAAGATCTGATCAACATGACCATTGACGAGACGGCCAAGGATCTCCTGAAGGTGGCGGAAAGAGAGGGGATCTCCACCGCCTTCAAGCGAGCGATTGAGGTCAAGCCCTGCCCCATCGGCAGGGATGGGATGTGCTGCAAGCACTGCTTCATGGGCCCCTGCCGGATCACGCCCAAAACGCCGAACGGCGTTTGCGGGGCCGATGTGGATACGATCGCAGCCCGGAACTTCGGACGGATGGTCGCCGCGGGCGCGGCAGCCCATGCCGACCACGGGAGAGACATGGCCTTCATCCTCCTCGCCGCTTCCCGGGGAGAGACCGAGGGAATCAAGATCAAGGACGTAAAAAAGCTCCATGCCGTGGCCGGGCATCTGAAGATCGATATCCAGGGAAAGACCACGGAGAAGATCGGTGAGGAAGCGGCGCTGAAGTTCCTCGAAGACTTCGGGCGCCAGAAGGGGGATATCAACTATATCCGGAGGGCGCCGAAGAAAAGGCAGGAACTCTGGAAGCAGAAGAATCTCCTCCCGAGGGGGCTCGACCGTGAGATTGTGGAGATGATGCACCGGACCCACATGGGCGTGGACCAGGACCCCAAGAGCCTGCTCCACCATACGCTTAGGACCTCTCTGACCGACGGCTGGGGCGGGGCCATGATAGCCACGGACGTGTCCGACATCCTGTACGGGACACCCACGCCGGTTAAGGCCAAGATGAGCGTCGGCCTCCTCAAGGAGGACGAGGTGAACATCATCGTGCACGGCCATGAGCCGTCTTTGTCCGAGATGATGGTCGTGGCATCGCAGGAGCCGGAGATGCTCACATACGCCAAGAGCAAAGGGGCCAACGGGATCAACCTGGCAGGCATCTGCTGCACCGCGAACGAGGTGCTCATGCGCCAGGGGATCGGCTCCGCCGGGAACTTCCTGAACCAGGAGCTCACGATCCTCACCGGCGCCGTGGAGGCCATGGTCGTGGATGTGCAGTGCATCATGGAATCCCTGGCAGACGTGGCTAAGCATTATCACACCAAGCTGATCACGAGTTCACCCAAGGCCCATATTCCCGGGGCCATTCATATCGAATTCGACGAGGAGCATGCCATGACCGTGGCCCGCAAGGTCCTGAGGACGGCCATTGATAATTTCCCCAACCGCAAGAAGGGCGCCATCACCCTTCCGGACTACGTGAGCGAGGCCATCGGCGGTTTCTCTCATGAGTATATCAAATATATGCAGGGCGGGACCTACCGGGGTTCGTTCAGACCTTTAAATGACGCCATCATGGACGGACGGATCCAGGGCGTGGTCGGGATCGTGGGATGCAACAACCCGCGCAACGTTCATGACTCCGAAATCGTGGAGCTGGCCAAGGAGTTCATCAGCCGGGATATCCTGGTGGTGACCACGGGGTGCGGCGGGATCGCCTGCGGGAAGCAGGGGATGCTCGCTCCCGAGACCATGGCGGCCGCCGGCCCGGGTCTCAGAGAGGTCTGTGAGGCCATCGGGATCTCTCCGGTCCTCCATGTGGGATCCTGCGTGGACAACACCCGGATTCTCACCATCGCGACCGACATGGTCAAGGAAGGCGGCCTGGGAGACGATATCAGCGATCTTCCCGCGGTCGGTCTCTGTCCGGAATGGATGTCGGAGAAGGCCCTGGCCATCGGCTGTTACTTCGTAGCCTCCGGGGTCTATACGATCTTCGGCGTAGGCTCTCCGGTCTCGGGGAGCGAAAACGTCACCCGGATGATGAGCGAAGGCTGGGAGCAGGAGGTCGGCGGCAGGCTCGAATTTATCCCCGATCGGCAGAAGGTCATCGAGAAGACCATTGAGCACATCACCAGGAAGAGAAAGGCCCTCGGGATCACCGAATATGCGAAAGGGAAGTTCGGGGCGCAGAAGGTCCTGATGGATATGACAGACCGCCGGAAACTCGAAGACGAACAGAAGAAAGCGATGGCAGGCAAATGAAGAAGAAGAGTCAACCTTCCTCTGTAAAAAAGGGTGAGGAAGAAAAGAAACGGGCAAGAAAAATGCCGAAGGACAAGACGGTCGTGGATGAAGGGATTGATCTGACTCCTGTGGACGAAATCGTCGCGCGTTTTCATGGGGTAAAAGGCGCTCTGATCCCTGTGCTCCAGGAGGTTCAAGGTCATTACGGCTACATCCCCGAGGAGGCGGTCAAATTGATCGCAGAGGGGCTGCGCCTCTTTGCAAGCAGTATTTATGGGGTGATGACCTTTTACACCCAGTTTCACCTCAAGCCCCGCGGCAAGAACATTATCCGGGTCTGCTGCGGCACGGCCTGCCACGTCAGGGGCGGAGAGAGGGTGAGAAGCAAGTTCCAGGAGATCCTCAAGGTTTCCATGGGAGAAACCACCGATGACCGTCTCTTCACCCTGGAGCAGGTGGCCTGTATCGGCGCCTGTTCCCTGGCGCCGTCCATGATGGTCAACGATGAGGTGCACGGCCACGTCACCCCCGATGAGGCAGTGAAGATCCTGGATCAGTATAAATAACCGTTCAAGCCGTTCAAATGGTTTAAACGGCTTGAATCATTTGAATCGATTGAACCGGACAGCTATTTAAGGTAATACCCATGGCCACACAGAAGAAGAAAAGCGCCTCCAAAACCAAGCCGGAGAAGACCTCGGCGCCCAAGGGCAAGAGTGCGGGGAGGGAAGGCGTATCCAAGACCCGGACGTCGAACCGGAAGACCCGCATCCTGGTGGGGATGGGGACATGCGGCCGGGCGGCTGGGGCGCTGAAGGTCTATGATCTCCTGTCGGATCTGATCAAACGGAACAAGGTGGATGCCGAGGTGACACAGACGGGCTGCATCGGGATGTGTTCTCAGGAAGTTCTGATAGACGTGCAGCTCCAGGGCAGGACGCGTGTTCTCTACGGGAACCTCAGCCCGGTCAAGGATGGGTATCGTCAGGTCATAGAGAAGATTGTGGAAGATCATCTCATGAACGGCCGGGTCTGCAAAGAGCACGCCTTCGCTCAGATCAAGCCGGTCAACGGGGAGCAGCCTTATGATGGGATCCCCTTTTATGAGGATCTATCGTTTAATTCCGCTCAGGAACGGATCGTCCTTAGAAATTGCGGATCCATGGACCCGGAGAGCATTGATGAGTATATCACTCGAGACGGATACCGGGCATTGACCCGCGTCCTGAAAGAGATGACTCCCGAAGGGGTGGTGGATGAGGTCAAACGTTCCGGGCTTCGGGGCAGAGGCGGCGCCGGATTTCCCACGGGCTTGAAATGGGGTTTCGCCGCTATGGCCAAAGGCGACGTGAAGTACATGATCTGTAATGCCGATGAGGGAGACCCCGGCGCCTTCATGGACCGATCGGTCCTGGAGGGGGATCCCCATTCCGTACTGGAAGGGATGGTGATCGGCGGATACGCGATGGGCGCCCATACCGGGTATATTTACGTCCGCGCCGAATATCCCCTGGCCGTGAAACGCCTGAAGATCGCCATTGCCCAGGCCGAGGAGCGGGGCTTCCTCGGCAGGAATATCCTGGGGTCCGGATTTGACTTTGAGATCCATATCAAGCAGGGGGCCGGCGCCTTTGTCTGCGGTGAGGAGACGGCCCTGATCGCCTCCATCGAAGGGAAGAGGGGGATGCCCCGGCCCAAGCCGCCCTTTCCTGCCAACCAGGGTCTCTGGGGGAAACCTACCAATATCAACAATGTGGAGACCCTGGCCAACATCGCCCCCATTATCCTCCGCGGCGGAGAGTGGTATGCGGGATTCGGCGCCGAGAAGAGCAAGGGGACCAAGGTCTTCGCCCTGGCCGGCAAGATCAATAAGCCGGGCCTGATCGAGGTCCCTATGGGGACGTCTCTACGCAGCATCATCTACGATATCGGCGGCGGATGCCCCCAGGGGAAAAAATTCAAGGCCGTGCAGACCGGCGGGCCTTCGGGCGGGTGTATCCCCGCCTCCCTGATTGATACGTCGGTCGATTACGAATCTCTGGTCAAGCTGGGAACCATTATGGGATCCGGCGGCATGGTGATCATGGATGAGGGGACCTGCATGGTGGAGATGGCGCGGTATTTCCTGCACTTCACCCAGGATGAATCCTGCGGCAAGTGCGTCCCCTGCCGCATCGGGACCAAGAGGATGCTGGAGATCCTGGAGAGGATCGTCAACGGCAAGGGGGAGGCGGGCGACGTGGATCTCCTGAAGGACCTGGGAGAAGATATCAAGGCGGCTTCCCTCTGCGGTCTCGGCCGGACTGCGCCCAACCCCGTTCTCAGCACCATCCGGTATTTTCAGGATGAGTATGAAGCTCACATCAAGTATAAACGATGTCCTTCATTCGTCTGCAAGGAAATCATATCTTCCGCCTGCCAGCATACCTGCCCGATCGGCACAGAGGCATCGGTCTATACGGCCTTAATCGCCCATGGACGTTTTGAGGAGGCCGTTCAGATCATCAGGAAAGACAATCCGTTGGCGAGCGTCTGTGCGAGGGTTTGCCATCATCCTTGTGAACTCACGTGCAAGGCGGGTGAAGGAGGAGGAAAACCCATCGCCATCAGGGCCTTGAAACGCTTTGCCATGGACTATGCCCGCAAAAAAAAGATAAAAGCCCAAATTCCAAGGAAGGAATTAAAGAATCAGAAGGCTGCCGTGATCGGCTCCGGGCCGGCCGGGTTGACGGCGGGTTACTTCCTTGCCCTGAAAGGCTATGACGTCACGATTTTTGAGGCCAAGACTGTTGTGGGCGGCATGCTCAGAATTGCCATACCTGAATACCGCTTGCCCAAAGAAGTTTTTGGCCTCGATCTTGCTTTCATGGAAGATGCGGGGGTAAAATTCAAAACGGGCGCCGCATTGGGAAAAGATATTTCTATTGACAGCCTCTTTGAGGAAGGCTATAAGGCGATATTTATTGCGATCGGTTCCCACCAGTCGATGAAACTGGGTATTCCCGGCGAAGAGACCCAGGGCATGATTCCTTCCCTGAGGTTTCTTGAAGCAGCCAATACCGGCCGGAAGATCGAGATCGGGAAGAGGGTCGTGGTTCTCGGCGGCGGCAACTCCGCTGTGGATTCGGCCAGGACTGCACACCGCATCAAAGGGACAGAGAAGATCGCCCTCCTTTACAGAAGGACAAGGTCGGAGATGCCTGCCTATACCGAGGAGATAGAGGCGGCCCTGGAAGAAGGCGTTGAAATGCAATTTCTGACCGCACCGGTCAAGGCGCTCAGTCGGAACGGAAAGGTATGCGGTTTGGAATGCGTCCGCATGAAATTGGGGGAGCTTGATAAAAGCGGAAGGGCAAGGCCTGTTCCTATTGAAGGTTCTGAGTTCGTGGTTGATGCGGACACCGTGATCGTGGCGATCGGTGAACAACCCGACACGTCCTCCATTCATGAAAGGGACGGGCTTGAGGTCTCTCAAAGGAACACGCTCGTGGCGGATCCGGAGACCCTGGCGACGTCACGGGAAGGTGTTTTTGCCGGCGGAGACGTGGTGACAGGTTCCAATACCGTCATCCATGCCATGCAGGCCGGCAGGAAGGCGGCTGAATCCATGGATCAATATCTCAAAGGTGAGAGTCTGGAAAAAAGATATGATGTGACCAGGCCCTCTCGATATATCGAACCGGTCTCGCTTACCGTTGAGGAAATCATGGAAGCAGACCGTCCTCCGATGCCCCTGCTCCCGGTTGAGAAGAGGAAGAACAATTTCAGAGAAGTGGAGCTTGGGTTTGCCGAAGAAACGGCGGTTAAAGAGGCCAAGCGATGTCTCAGGTGCGAATTGAGCACGCTGGACGGGCAAAAGCCGTTCAGGAAATAGCCGTGAGGAAAAGAAACCATTCATAAGAAGGTTTGAGATGGATAGAATGAATTTAACCATCAACAATAAAAAAATAGCCGTACCCGCAGGGAGCACCATCCTGGAGGCGGCGCAGAGCGCCGGAATTCATATCCCCACGCTCTGTTATTATAAGCGGCTTTCCCCTTACGGAGGGTGCCGGGTTTGTATTGTCCAAGTCGAGGGGATCCCGAGGCTCGTGGCATCCTGTACCACGCCTGCGTCCGAAGGGATGGTGGTCCGCACGGATTCCGAGCAGATTCGGAAGATCCGCAAGACCGTGGTGGAACTGATGCTCTCCAATCATCCGAACGAATGTATGCTCTGTGAGCAGAACGGCCGCTGCGAGCTGCAGGATCTGGCCTATGAGTTCGGTCTCAAGGAGATCCGTTTCCAGGGAGAGAGGAGCCGTTACGAGATCGAAAACCGGAACCCCATGATCGAGCGGGACTACAACAAGTGCATCCTCTGCGGCCGGTGCGTGCGCGTGTGCGACGAGGTCCAGGCGGTCGGCGCCGTAGACTTTTCCAAGCGCGGCTTTCATGCCAAGATCGCCTCGGAGTTCGACGGGGTGCTGAATTGCGAATTCTGCGGGAATTGTGTGGAGGCCTGTCCGGTAGGCGCGCTGACGGGCAAGATCTCCCGCTTCAAAGGGAGACCCTGGGAGGCCAAAAAGGTCAAAACCGTCTGCAACTACTGCGGGTGCGGCTGCAGCCTGATCCTGCATGCCCAGGAAGGGAAGGTCATCCGGGTCACCCACGCGGAGGGCGAGTGCGTCAATGAAGGGTTCATGTGCGTCAAGGGGAAGTTCGGGTTCGAGTATATCAG
This Nitrospirae bacterium CG2_30_53_67 DNA region includes the following protein-coding sequences:
- a CDS encoding carbon-monoxide dehydrogenase catalytic subunit — encoded protein: MSKEISTQDLINMTIDETAKDLLKVAEREGISTAFKRAIEVKPCPIGRDGMCCKHCFMGPCRITPKTPNGVCGADVDTIAARNFGRMVAAGAAAHADHGRDMAFILLAASRGETEGIKIKDVKKLHAVAGHLKIDIQGKTTEKIGEEAALKFLEDFGRQKGDINYIRRAPKKRQELWKQKNLLPRGLDREIVEMMHRTHMGVDQDPKSLLHHTLRTSLTDGWGGAMIATDVSDILYGTPTPVKAKMSVGLLKEDEVNIIVHGHEPSLSEMMVVASQEPEMLTYAKSKGANGINLAGICCTANEVLMRQGIGSAGNFLNQELTILTGAVEAMVVDVQCIMESLADVAKHYHTKLITSSPKAHIPGAIHIEFDEEHAMTVARKVLRTAIDNFPNRKKGAITLPDYVSEAIGGFSHEYIKYMQGGTYRGSFRPLNDAIMDGRIQGVVGIVGCNNPRNVHDSEIVELAKEFISRDILVVTTGCGGIACGKQGMLAPETMAAAGPGLREVCEAIGISPVLHVGSCVDNTRILTIATDMVKEGGLGDDISDLPAVGLCPEWMSEKALAIGCYFVASGVYTIFGVGSPVSGSENVTRMMSEGWEQEVGGRLEFIPDRQKVIEKTIEHITRKRKALGITEYAKGKFGAQKVLMDMTDRRKLEDEQKKAMAGK
- a CDS encoding NAD(P)H-dependent oxidoreductase subunit E — its product is MPKDKTVVDEGIDLTPVDEIVARFHGVKGALIPVLQEVQGHYGYIPEEAVKLIAEGLRLFASSIYGVMTFYTQFHLKPRGKNIIRVCCGTACHVRGGERVRSKFQEILKVSMGETTDDRLFTLEQVACIGACSLAPSMMVNDEVHGHVTPDEAVKILDQYK
- a CDS encoding hydrogenase gives rise to the protein MGTCGRAAGALKVYDLLSDLIKRNKVDAEVTQTGCIGMCSQEVLIDVQLQGRTRVLYGNLSPVKDGYRQVIEKIVEDHLMNGRVCKEHAFAQIKPVNGEQPYDGIPFYEDLSFNSAQERIVLRNCGSMDPESIDEYITRDGYRALTRVLKEMTPEGVVDEVKRSGLRGRGGAGFPTGLKWGFAAMAKGDVKYMICNADEGDPGAFMDRSVLEGDPHSVLEGMVIGGYAMGAHTGYIYVRAEYPLAVKRLKIAIAQAEERGFLGRNILGSGFDFEIHIKQGAGAFVCGEETALIASIEGKRGMPRPKPPFPANQGLWGKPTNINNVETLANIAPIILRGGEWYAGFGAEKSKGTKVFALAGKINKPGLIEVPMGTSLRSIIYDIGGGCPQGKKFKAVQTGGPSGGCIPASLIDTSVDYESLVKLGTIMGSGGMVIMDEGTCMVEMARYFLHFTQDESCGKCVPCRIGTKRMLEILERIVNGKGEAGDVDLLKDLGEDIKAASLCGLGRTAPNPVLSTIRYFQDEYEAHIKYKRCPSFVCKEIISSACQHTCPIGTEASVYTALIAHGRFEEAVQIIRKDNPLASVCARVCHHPCELTCKAGEGGGKPIAIRALKRFAMDYARKKKIKAQIPRKELKNQKAAVIGSGPAGLTAGYFLALKGYDVTIFEAKTVVGGMLRIAIPEYRLPKEVFGLDLAFMEDAGVKFKTGAALGKDISIDSLFEEGYKAIFIAIGSHQSMKLGIPGEETQGMIPSLRFLEAANTGRKIEIGKRVVVLGGGNSAVDSARTAHRIKGTEKIALLYRRTRSEMPAYTEEIEAALEEGVEMQFLTAPVKALSRNGKVCGLECVRMKLGELDKSGRARPVPIEGSEFVVDADTVIVAIGEQPDTSSIHERDGLEVSQRNTLVADPETLATSREGVFAGGDVVTGSNTVIHAMQAGRKAAESMDQYLKGESLEKRYDVTRPSRYIEPVSLTVEEIMEADRPPMPLLPVEKRKNNFREVELGFAEETAVKEAKRCLRCELSTLDGQKPFRK
- a CDS encoding NADH dehydrogenase; protein product: MDRMNLTINNKKIAVPAGSTILEAAQSAGIHIPTLCYYKRLSPYGGCRVCIVQVEGIPRLVASCTTPASEGMVVRTDSEQIRKIRKTVVELMLSNHPNECMLCEQNGRCELQDLAYEFGLKEIRFQGERSRYEIENRNPMIERDYNKCILCGRCVRVCDEVQAVGAVDFSKRGFHAKIASEFDGVLNCEFCGNCVEACPVGALTGKISRFKGRPWEAKKVKTVCNYCGCGCSLILHAQEGKVIRVTHAEGECVNEGFMCVKGKFGFEYISHQDRLKTPLIKKNGSFVEASWDEALKTVADNLSRVKKEYGNNSIGGLCSAKCTNEENYLFQKFMRTAIGTNNVDHCARY